The following proteins come from a genomic window of Microtus ochrogaster isolate Prairie Vole_2 chromosome 7, MicOch1.0, whole genome shotgun sequence:
- the Shpk gene encoding sedoheptulokinase → MASRPVTLGIDLGTTSVKAALLEAAPGNPSGFVVLASCARAARAETESAEAGSQGQEQDVTRIIQALNECLDALPRQQLQRVRAIGVSGQMHGILFWKSGQGCEWTEGGPALVFEPRAVSHLVTWQDGRCNSGFLASLPKPASHLSVATGFGCATIFWLLKNSPEFLKSYDAAGTIQDYVVAMLCGLPRPLMSDQNAASWGYFNTQSQSWNLEILEMAGFPVHLLPDIAEPGSTAGRTSHSWFEIPKGTQVGVALGDLQASVYSCMSRRTDAVLNISTSIQLAASMPVGFQPLQTPDPAAPVAFFPYFDKTYLGVAASLNGGNVLATFVHMLVQWMADLGLEVEESTVYSRMIEAAAQQKDTHLTITPTVLGERHLPDQLASVTRISSSDLSLGHVTRALCRGIVQNLHSMLPFHQLQEWRVERVMGSGSALSRNEVLKQEVQRAFPLPLCFGQDVDAAFGAALVMLRRDLDQKEP, encoded by the exons ATGGCTTCGCGACCCGTCACTCTCGGCATCGACTTGGGCACCACGTCCGTGAAGGCCGCCCTGTTGGAAGCTGCACCCGGCAACCCATCCGGGTTCGTGGTGCTGGCCAGCTGCGCCCGGGCTGCccgggcagagacagagagcgcAGAGGCCGGGTCCCAG GGCCAGGAGCAGGATGTGACTAGAATCATCCAAGCCCTAAATGAGTGCCTTGATGCCCTCCCCCGGCAGCAGCTCCAGAGAGTCAGGGCTATCGGAGTGTCTGGACAGATGCATGGCATCCTATTTTGGAAATCAGGTCAAG GCTGTGAATGGACGGAAGGAGGGCCTGCCCTTGTCTTTGAGCCCAGAGCCGTGAGCCACTTGGTCACATGGCAGGACGGCCGTTGTAACAGTGGTTTCCTGGCTTCTTTGCCCAAACCAGCATCCCATCTCAGTGTGGCCACGGGATTTGGCTGTGCAACCatcttctggcttttgaaaaaCAG CCCAGAGTTCCTGAAGTCCTATGATGCAGCTGGCACCATCCAAGACTATGTGGTTGCCATGCTGTGTGGCTTGCCAAGACCCCTGATGTCTGACCAGAATGCTGCTAGCTGGGGCTATTTTAACACCCAGAGCCAGAGCTGGAACTTGGAGAT ACTGGAAATGGCGGGCTTTCCTGTCCACCTGCTCCCTGACATTGCAGAGCCAGGCAGCACGGCAGGCAGAACCTCTCACTCATGGTTTGAGATCCCAAAGGGCACACAGGTGGGCGTAGCCCTGGGTGACTTACAAGCCTCTGTCTATTCCTGCATGAGCCGAAGGACTGATGCAG TTCTCAACATCAGCACCTCCATTCAGCTGGCCGCCTCCATGCCTGTGGGATTCCAGCCACTGCAGACTCCAGATCCTGCAGCCCCAGTAGCCTTCTTCCCTTACTTTGACAAGACCTACCTAGGAGTGGCAGCGTCGCTCAATGGGGGCAATGTGCTGGCCACATTTGTCCACATGCTTGTTCAGTGGATGGCAGATCTAG GCCTGGAGGTTGAAGAATCCACGGTCTATTCACGCATGATTGAGGCGGCTGCACAGCAGAAAGACACGCATCTCACCATCACCCCAACAGTGCTGGGCGAGAGGCACCtgccagaccagctggcctcggtGACTAGAATCTCCTCGTCTGACCTTTCCCTGGGTCATGTGACCCGGGCCCTGTGCAGAGGCATTGTTCAGAACCTGCACTCCATGCTTCCTTTTCACCAGCTCCAAGAGTGGCGTGTGGAACGGGTGATGGGGAGTGGGAGCGCGCTGTCCAGGAATGaggtgctgaagcaggaggtCCAGAGGGCATTCCCTTTGCCGCTGTGCTTTGGGCAGGACGTGGATGCAGCCTTTGGGGCAGCTCTAGTCATGCTCCGGAGAGACCTCGACCAGAAGGAGCCTTAG